One genomic region from Diachasmimorpha longicaudata isolate KC_UGA_2023 chromosome 18, iyDiaLong2, whole genome shotgun sequence encodes:
- the LOC135170732 gene encoding ras-related protein Rab-24-like has protein sequence MHRVDVKVILLGHGAVGKTSLLERFVNERFNESLSYQNTIGAAFASKQIQIDDQKLVLGIWDTAGSERYDSMTKIYYRGARAAIVCYDLSNQATFNRAKYWVRELRRVEEKCRIYLCGTKNDLLEMGHEPTPSLEAVEIYTSGIQAKFFITSSKTGENVCEMFREIAEDFLSDPNNREELKQELISISVNDKRSSCCAFLHRI, from the exons ATGCACAGGGTGGACGTGAAGGTCATCCTCCTGGGGCATGGGGCTGTGGGGAAGACCAGTCTCCTGGAGAGATTTGTCAACGAGAGGTTCAATGAATCGCTCAGCTATCAAAAT ACTATAGGAGCAGCATTTGCATCTAAACAAATTCAAATTGACGATCAGAAACTTGTTTTAGGAATTTGGGATACTGCTGGCAGCGAGag ATACGACTCAATGACAAAAATCTACTATCGTGGAGCACGTGCAGCAATCGTCTGCTACGACTTATCGAACCAGGCTACCTTCAACCGAGCCAAATACTGGGTCAGAGAGCTCCGGCGTGTTGAAGAAAAATGCAGGATCTATCTCTGTGGCACAAAGAACGATCTGTTGGAGATGGGACACGAACCTACTCCCAGTTTGGAGGCAGTGGAGATTTATACCTCTGGAATACAAGCCAAGTTCTTCATTACCTCGAGTAAAACTGGAGAAAATGTCT gtGAAATGTTTCGAGAAATCGCCGAGGATTTTCTATCGGACCCTAATAACCGCGAAGAGCTCAAACAAGAGTTGATAAGTATCTCAGTCAATGATAAGAGATCTTCCTGCTGTGCCTTCCTCCACCGGATATAA
- the LOC135170786 gene encoding uncharacterized protein LOC135170786, which produces MDYDSASSCEDRLLDLESSNRHRKRPSHPKKPHHLYPTDACIPSKDTPSTSMHLTNHPRASVKIIERSLSSQVMEYYHKYSQSSNLDRFFSMPGSTFSNEGYKNYLKPPESPNPWESNRKSPTSAEKPSLLPEIPRERRRWVRPPLIGQPSGASTEPLPTYQDSLEPTGMTPEPEDQINPSQDSEIISEDRSNCRKENSCLETGDREAKAASPTSSITSHKPLEWDSGADVGYTALTRNKEKERNMLCTIERMALARGLCSAALRLDPEGTTGSTVDPGGTQNNSPSRSSRKSSKPNAHSTRIMNDGSESEGEIEITPIVKANLPGIIAGKVTEGEEIPVKSLVPRKFAEGEKNSAMVETPKTSQPGKSKFGTEKFSKIRDLKDFQESSMKKSASMNILAMPLTKISLKRSQSELNLRENEDGKSSQVPLNFPSTSSIATIVNKPLTCDKDIQTNLEEALRKESIGIQVSSIMDEEKSAEQLKEQENIPEESSQSPPQEEEKPPLPKRISSLSQHPQSILKNSGSASSQSKKDSRSERTSSDTPSETDAGRASHSFEYFPGNVYQNVPGESTSHVSSVDTRQSHSTMPNTSSSLDEKLWGDSDSLLQDLERSLNILKSLVDANKCDKHVKKRLIHHVIKRLVSTKYTDDKISHDLEETVPWNPDNARNKVYRTEIIQALAKKQKPSNSTEESSEDWKPRKTSSFTKKPQDNSRTLKEMIQLVASSENSDLFEGRHTDRTDVMQDGRKARMGLRSEDRHRHLQREPTLDTEKSESSECFLPQQITYKTKVENKTGSAGKTPSSVNTTSERTRGGDDKMDWRLARTMSERRFELERCNYGTGATTRLIDYVEMEKKNQLVWISNEINHLSNLKKLLEEPKSYKDSKRSPRKQCHGGKKDSDQERGRINDEWSSHGNLAVRETLRKRNSCTQTGGRNCKSDEEGIVEGMEGLMKNSGREVVRTCTQNETSESSTKPSPSWSPRRDCLLHGNKKEVCKCRRRNSSASDVVEMSRVRGHEERRTADRTCQGSDTKKEAKNRLNDMCRSEVNVGEVQGELMGRRGMGHCRGCRCDGDVGGLEGDRERDFDENVADDGPVSRGEVGKSGDCRCDDNSRRDEERGDRRGEGKEVRSCRTCGTVYTSVDKTCQCNLSYVKPIAYELNFKDTRRRSPQGRRGSSSRGDTTTEDGHSCKSEDCYCGTRQPLLKDYLTKNKPEFVDNVETRKRYMSELSQLRQLKKEKRMQFLAMASPNGLIASPRNFKTTVKSQKKITDEEMKLRLRHRYLRLNEVRNKRRQKEKEEAAKRNHLMAKIFCKKLQQKVLRGEVDLSQSVSVISNL; this is translated from the exons ATGGACTACGATTCAGCCTCGAGTTGTGAGGATCGCCTCCTGGACCTGGAGTCCTCGAACCGTCACCGCAAGCGTCCCTCCCACCCGAAGAAGCCCCACCATCTGTACCCCACGGACGCCTGCATCCCCTCCAAGGACACCCCCTCGACCTCGATGCACCTCACCAATCACCCACGGGCTTCCGTAAAAATAATCGAGCGCTCCCTCTCCTCCCAAGTAATGGAGTACTACCACAAGTACTCCCAATCCTCGAACCTGGATCGCTTCTTCTCAATGCCAGGTTCAACCTTCAGCAATGAAGGATACAAAAATTACCTGAAGCCTCCAGAGTCGCCGAATCCATGGGAGTCAAATCGAAAGAGTCCAACGAGTGCCGAGAAGCCGTCGCTACTCCCGGAGATTCCACGGGAGCGGCGCCGATGGGTTCGTCCTCCGCTGATCGGTCAGCCCTCAGGAGCATCCACAGAGCCCCTCCCGACCTACCAAGACTCCCTGGAGCCAACAGGGATGACTCCAGAGCCAGAGGATCAGATAAATCCTTCGCAAGACTCTGAAATAATATCGGAGGACAGGAGCAACTGTCGAAAGGAGAATTCCTGCCTTGAAACTGGTGACAGAGAAGCCAAGGCAGCATCTCCAACGTCCAGTATCACCTCTCACAAACCCCTGGAGTGGGACAGCGGAGCAGACGTAGGGTACACCGCCCTCACCAGGAACAAAGAGAAGGAACGAAATATGCTATGTACGATTGAACGAATGGCCCTGGCGAGGGGCCTATGCTCTGCGGCCCTTCGACTGGACCCTGAAGGCACGACTGGCTCCACTGTGGACCCTGGGGGCACCCAGAACAATTCTCCATCGAGATCCAGCCGTAAATCGTCGAAGCCAAATGCTCACTCCACCAGAATCATGAACGACGGGTCTGAATCTGAAGGAGAGATCGAGATAACTCCGATAGTGAAGGCCAATCTTCCAGGTATCATCGCCGGCAAGGTCACCGAAGGTGAAGAGATTCCAGTAAAATCCCTGGTCCCGAGGAAATTCgctgagggagaaaaaaattccgcgATGGTGGAGACACCGAAGACATCTCAACCAGGAAAATCCAAATTTGGAACTGAAAAATTCTCGAAGATTCGGGATCTCAAGGACTTTCAGGAGTCATCTATGAAGAAGAGCGCCTCGATGAACATCCTCGCAATGCCCCTAACCAAAATTTCCCTCAAACGAAGTCAGAGTGAATTGAATTTACGAGAGAACGAGGATGGAAAATCGTCCCAGGTACCACTGAACTTTCCTTCCACTTCTTCAATAGCTACAATTGTCAATAAACCCTTGACCTGTGACAAGGACATTCAGACGAATCTTGAGGAGGCCCTGAGAAAGGAGTCGATTGGAATTCAGGTGTCGTCGATTATGGACGAGGAGAAATCGGCAGAGCAGCTGAAAGAGCAGGAAAACATTCCTGAGGAGTCCAGCCAATCGCCTCCCCAAGAAGAAGAGAAGCCTCCGCTGCCAAAGAGAATCAGCAGTCTCTCCCAGCATCCCCAGTCGATTCTGAAGAACTCGGGTAGTGCCTCCAGCCAGAGTAAAAAGGATTCTCGATCGGAGAGAACCTCCTCAGACACACCatcagagacagacgcaggtCGAGCCTCTCAcagttttgaatattttccaggTAACGTTTACCAGAATGTACCAGGTGAGAGTACATCGCACGTGTCGTCGGTGGACACCAGACAGTCTCACTCAACAATGCCAAACACATCATCAAGCCTCGACGAAAAGCTCTGGGGAGATTCTGACAGTCTCCTCCAGGACTTGGAGAGGAGTTTGAATATATTGAAGAGTCTGGTGGACGCCAACAAGTGCGACAAGCACGTTAAGAAGCGATTGATTCATCACGTCATCAAGAGACTTGTGTCTACCAAGTACACCGACGACAAGATCTCCCACGATCTGGAGGAGACAGTCCCCTGGAATCCGGACAACGCTCGGAATAAAGTTTACAGGACTGAGATAATTCAAGCCCTGGCTAAGAAGCAGAAGCCATCGAACAGTACTGAGGAGTCCTCCGAGGACTGGAAGCCGAGGAAGACTTCGTCTTTCACGAAGAAGCCGCAGGACAACTCCAGGACGTTGAAGGAGATGATACAGCTTGTGGCGAGCAGTGAGAATAGTGATTTGTTCGAGGGACGACACACCGACAGAACGGACGTCATGCAAGACGGGAGGAAAGCTAGGATGGGACTGAGAAGTGAAGACAGACATCGTCATCTCCAACGAGAGCCTACCCTGGACACCGAGAAGAGCGAGAGCTCTGAGTGCTTTCTTCCTCAGCAGATAACGTACAAGACCAAAGTGGAGAACAAAACTGGATCTGCTGGTAAGACACCATCAAGTGTCAACACTACGAGCGAAAGAACAAGAGGAGGAGACGATAAGATGGACTGGAGGCTCGCCAGGACGATGTCCGAGAGACGATTTGAACTTGAACGGTGTAACTATGGGACTGGGGCGACTACCAGGCTGATAGACTACGTGGAGATGGAGAAGAAGAATCAGCTGGTGTGGATCAGCAATGAAATAAATCACCTGTCGAATCTGAAGAAACTCCTGGAGGAGCCGAAGAGCTACAAGGACTCCAAACGCTCACCGAGAAAGCAATGTCATGGGGGAAAAAAGGATTCTGATCAGGAGCGTGGGAGGATCAATGACGAGTGGTCGTCCCATGGTAATTTAGCGGTGAGGGAGACCTTGAGGAAGAGGAACAGCTGTACACAGACTGGGGGAAGGAATTGCAAGAGCGATGAGGAGGGAATTGTCGAGGGGATGGAGGGACTGATGAAGAATTCAGGTCGGGAGGTGGTGAGGACATGCACTCAGAATGAGACTTCAGAGTCCTCCACGAAACCATCGCCGTCGTGGTCACCCAGGAGGGACTGTCTTCTTCATGGGAATAAAAAGGAAGTCTGCAAGTGTCGGAGGCGAAACTCTTCGGCTTCGGATGTCGTGGAGATGAGTAGAGTCAGGGGACATGAGGAGAGACGAACTGCTGACAGGACATGTCAGGGGTCTGATACGAAGAAGGAGGCGAAGAACAGGTTGAATGATATGTGCAGGTCTGAGGTTAATGTTGGGGAGGTTCAGGGGGAGTTgatggggaggagggggatggGACATTGCAGGGGGTGCAGGTGTGATGGGGATGTGGGGGGGTTGGAGGGGGATAGGGAGAgggattttgatgaaaatgtggCGGACGATGGACCGGTGAGTCGTGGGGAGGTGGGGAAATCTGGTGACTGCAGGTGCGATGATAATTCACGGAGGGATGAGGAGAGGGGTGATAggcggggggaggggaaggAGGTGAGGAGCTGTCGTACCTGCGGAACTGTCTACACGTCGGTTGATAAGACTTGTCAGTGCAATTTGAGTTATGTCAAACCGATTGCTTATGAGTTGAATTTCAAGGATACGCGGAGAAGGAGCCCCCAGGGGAGGAGGGGGTCTTCTTCGAGGGGTGATACCACTACTGAGGATGGACACTCGTGCAAAAGTGAGGACTGCTATTGTGGTACTCGACAGCCTTTGTTGAAG GATTATCTAACCAAAAATAAACCGGAATTCGTTGATAACGTGGAGACCAGGAAGCGATACATGTCAGAGCTGTCGCAGTTGAGGCAGTTGAAGAAGGAAAAACGAATGCAATTTCTCGCTATGGCATCACCAAATGGTTTAATTGCGTCACCACGAAATTTCAAAACAACTG tcaagagtcagaaaaaaataactgacGAAGAAATGAAACTGCGATTACGTCATCGGTACCTGAGGCTCAATGAGGTGAGGAACAAACGCCGTCAGAAGGAAAAAGAAGAGGCCGCCAAGAGAAATCACCTCATGGCCAAGATATTCTGCAAAAAATTGCAGCAAAAAGTTCTTAGAGGGGAGGTCGATCTATCACAAAGTGTCAGTGTTATATCAAATTTATAA
- the LOC135170787 gene encoding DNL-type zinc finger protein-like: protein MFAWRHMLKASARLLPMKFLERTAVFPENAPKTLLQTLETDRILRRFSTQVENGLQEQPTKENPLTKHPVGKVEGKMRIMFTCKKCGTRNSKIMTKLAYQKGVVIIRCDGCKNNHLIADNLGWFGSIATKRNIEKIMKDKGDTVKRLNVYGADAFEVVSKDEPIGIRNEERTKVEEEKSAQIDR, encoded by the coding sequence ATGTTTGCCTGGAGGCACATGTTAAAGGCTTCCGCGAGGCTCCTCCCCATGAAATTCCTGGAGAGAACTGCAGTCTTCCCCGAAAATGCCCCTAAGACTCTCCTTCAGACTCTCGAAACCGACAGAATCCTGAGGAGATTCTCCACCCAAGTGGAGAACGGCCTCCAGGAGCAACCGACGAAGGAAAACCCTCTAACAAAACATCCAGTTGGCAAAGTAGAAGGAAAAATGAGGATAATGTTCACCTGTAAAAAATGTGGCACGAGAAATTCTAAGATAATGACAAAGTTGGCATATCAGAAGGGAGTTGTCATCATTCGTTGTGATGGGTGTAAAAACAATCACCTGATTGCGGACAACTTGGGCTGGTTCGGATCGATCGCCACCAAACGAAACATCGAGAAAATCATGAAGGACAAGGGAGACACTGTTAAGAGACTTAATGTTTATGGAGCTGATGCCTTCGAGGTTGTGAGTAAGGATGAGCCAATTGGCATTAGAAACGAGGAGAGGACGAAGGTCGAGGAAGAAAAATCGGCGCAGATTGACCGGTAG
- the LOC135170720 gene encoding glypican-6, with amino-acid sequence MSAITFLWVSIGFFWLANTGAEGRINCDAVRPYFEAQGFPPSDIPKDPISSKELRSCGGISSGGEVCCSADMELRLQARARDRHEKATRSTLQRLQQLLVTRGTRFHSFFKELLAASKKGFHEMFKKTYGILYEQNSYVFTDLFKELENYYTKGTVNLDEAMDNFFNTLYQKMFTVLNSQYKFDDKYLECVGNHMKEMRPFGDVPQKLGVQIKRSFIATRAFSQALTVAADVLKNMQTLKASPECAAALTRMTACPSCSGIPGNVLACGDMCANVMKGCLAEHAALDAEWNHFVEAVGKVAERLLGPFNIEMLVRPINLKISEAIMNFQENSQDVSQRVFSGCGRPVLGRKRRRRHVSRRDVDTESSNFDQEVIDDDDRSSTAVMLDKLVKEIKQRVRDSKQFWIYLPYQLCNEGLVVPPSNTKECWNGTHVDKYLYPVSSDGATQTLNPEVRSSGPRPAIVKDQVSALTTITTRLRSAFNGQDVDWADTEETFYGSGSGSGDGQDEEDPITDDEDGFREESSGYEPPPPAPEIPKVIQPVLPPEVPPHVDITPKIPTIIDPKTNIITPANNKTTNPVENGATRQHIPLTRALTSYLFPIVVMWFGGCLTEWL; translated from the exons CCAAGGAATTGAGATCATGCGGTGGCATAAGTAGCGGCGGAGAGGTATGCTGTTCAGCTGATATGGAGCTGAGACTTCAAGCTCGTGCACGAGACAGACATGAAAAAGCAACGAGATCAACACTACAGAGACTTCAACAACTTCTCGTAACAAGGGGCACGAGATTTCATA GTTTCTTCAAGGAGTTGTTGGCAGCCTCGAAGAAGGGCTTCCACGAGATGTTCAAGAAGACATACGGTATCCTGTACGAACAAAACTCCTACGTATTCACTGATTTGTTCAAAGAACTGGAGAATTACTACACCAAGGGAACT GTCAACTTGGACGAGGCGATGGACAACTTCTTCAACACTCTCTATCAGAAGATGTTCACTGTACTCAATAGTCAATACAAGTTCGATGATAAGTATCTGGAGTGCGTTGGCAATCACATGAAAGAGATGCGGCCATTTGGCGATGTGCCCCAGAAACTCGGGGTCCAGATTAAGCGATCGTTCATAGCAACAAGAGCTTTCAGTCAAGCGTTGACAGTCGCTGCTGATGTACTCAAGAACATGCAGACG ctCAAGGCATCACCGGAGTGTGCAGCCGCTCTCACTAGAATGACAGCCTGTCCATCGTGCAGCGGAATACCCGGGAATGTACTGGCGTGCGGTGACATGTGTGCCAACGTCATGAAGGGATGTCTTGCTGAACATGCTGCACTCGACGCTGAATGGAATCATTTTGTCG AAGCCGTTGGTAAAGTAGCCGAGAGGCTACTGGGACCGTTTAACATCGAGATGCTGGTGCGGCCGATAAACCTCAAAATCTCCGAAGCCATAATGAATTTCCAGGAGAACAGCCAGGACGTGTCCCAGCGTGTTTTCAGTGGCTGTGGCCGGCCAGTTTTGGGTAGAAAACGAAGAAGAAGGCATGTGAGTCGACGCGATGTCGATACGGAGTCGTCGAATTTTGATCAGGAAGTTATCGATGACGATGACAGATCGTCGACAGCTGTTATGTTAGATAAACTCGTTAAGGAAATTAAACAGAGGGTCAGGGACTCCAAGCAATTCTGGATTtatctgccttatcaactttGCAACGAGGGATTGGTGGTACCTCCTAGCAATACTAAGGAGTGCTGGAATGGTACTCATGTTGACAA ATACCTCTACCCAGTGTCATCAGACGGTGCGACGCAAACTTTAAATCCAGAGGTGCGGAGCAGTGGCCCCAGGCCCGCAATAGTTAAGGATCAAGTATCAGCACTTACGACAATTACGACTAGACTGCGATCGGCTTTCAATGGACAGGATGTTGATTGGGCGGATACAG AAGAGACATTTTATGGCTCTGGAAGTGGCTCCGGAGACGGTCAAGACGAGGAAGATCCAATCACAGACGACGAGGATGGTTTCCGTGAGGAGTCCTCTGGCTACGAACCACCTCCACCAGCACCAGAGATCCCCAAGGTCATCCAGCCTGTTTTACCACCAGAAGTACCCCCTCACGTTGATATAACACCGAAGATTCCCACAATAATCGATCCAAAAACCAACATCATCACACCAGCAAACAACAAAACGACAAATCCTGTTGAAAATGGTGCGACGAGACAGCACATACCCCTCACCCGTGCTCTAACGTCGTATCTATTCCCAATAGTTGTTATGTGGTTCGGTGGATGTCTCACCGAGTGGCTgtga
- the LOC135170725 gene encoding S-adenosylmethionine mitochondrial carrier protein homolog, which translates to MYQGDKGAGAGSDDPRTVFWSSMISGAAAGVVCDVVFFPMDTVKTRLQSQHGFQKSGGFKNLYKGLGPVVAGSAPIASLFFVTYEGFKVMVRPMVDVKYHSFVHMGAAASAEIVSCLVKVPVEVLKQRRQALLANAHPVALGIRTLYRGYGSTLLRDLPFGFLQMPLWEYLKLCWKRKKGRECTPFEGATAGALSVTVSAAVTTPLDVIKTRIMLAHQSQKKVKILSTMREVYREKGIRGLFTGCTLRAVGFTVGGFVFFGIYEQSRYLCATLIFPETSVIN; encoded by the exons atgtatcAGGGGGACAAAGGAGCCGGCGCTGGGTCGGACGACCCCAGGACTGTGTTTTGGTCGTCGATGATT TCTGGGGCAGCTGCTGGGGTTGTTTGTGATGTTGTGTTCTTCCCCATGGACACTGTCAAGACGAGGTTGCAGAGCCAACATGGGTTTCAGAAGTCTGGAGGCTTCAAAAACCTCTACAAGGGACTTGGCCCTGTGGTCGCTGGATCTGCGCCCATTG CATCTCTCTTCTTCGTTACTTACGAGGGTTTCAAAGTGATGGTTCGACCGATGGTTGATGTCAAGTATCACAGTTTCGTCCACATGGGAGCTGCCGCGAGTGCGGAGATC GTCTCCTGCCTTGTTAAAGTACCTGTTGAGGTCCTGAAGCAGAGGAGGCAGGCCCTCCTAGCCAACGCCCATCCCGTCGCCCTCGGGATCAGAACACTTTACAGAGGGTATGGAAGTACTTTGCTGAGGGATCTGCCCTTTGGCTTTCTCCAGATGCCCCTCTGGGAGTACCTGAAACTCTGCTGGAAAAGGAAGAAGGGGAGGGAGTGCACTCCCTTCGAGGGAGCCACTGCCGGAGCCCTGTCTG TGACAGTTTCGGCTGCAGTGACAACTCCCCTTGACGTCATTAAAACGAGAATAATGCTGGCACATCAGTCacagaaaaaagtgaaaattctgTCGACTATGAGAGAAGTTTACAGGGAAAAAGGAATCAGAGg ATTATTCACTGGCTGCACGTTGAGAGCAGTTGGCTTCACAGTTGGGGGATTTGTCTTTTTCGGAATCTACGAACAATCGAGATATCTCTGTGCAACGTTAATTTTCCCAGAGACTTCAGTCATTAACTGA
- the LOC135170721 gene encoding uncharacterized protein LOC135170721 has protein sequence MDIEEPVTQGLLLFPPQGVLGQLKKTWHKRYCQLFKASKYGIERLEIWDSREDYLGQQLSPRIITLENCVKIGPSNQPRVIAVVTRTLTHHFGCITEAETRDWITAFQQVAFPDLPSTETIEEDNDLYCTSGEGIFSVKLVETDASKRCRLDEKNYTLLVADTEMSLLDGESILFTWPYRYIRKYGYGEGKFTFEAGRKCESGEGSFRLEHSNQQEIFRCISSRMKSMKKLLRGEMPTPGVDLNDVQYHAALSMEAGSRSPLPPTPTQNLIDLDFSNSAQNSQRTIFPSSTSSSSLDSVSFIRSPPPIVASKPTKPPRKFFIPGLREHKTPAETPDIGCGIYRKLATYTSPEVTRKLSQTASTPQDDEKHPYDLVEVRNHAWRTHGLDTILHTERKDRPNGQSPRPVPDDENGNENKNPKKDDNEAWVEVNVEDPGDRLNEDEDSDCQYETMISNSTGLSTSETVTASPIIHNNVPKSDSTANYDTLQHFGSLHRLNNPGYKAPNLSLSLPMRNASSQCNSPTVPPEDSSPSWNHYDIVEDVQAIRLADDSSRGYGVIRKKANAATNVSAGPQHKIFNNSEYAIVSKPKRV, from the exons ATGGATATTGAGGAGCCTGTCACACAAGGACTACTGCTGTTCCCTCCTCAGGGGGTTCTGGGACAGCTGAAG aaaacGTGGCACAAGAGGTACTGCCAGCTGTTCAAGGCGAGCAAGTATGGAATTGAGAGACTGGAGATTTGGGACAGTAGAGAGGATTATCTGGGACAACAGCTGAGTCCTAGGATCATTACGCTTGAGAATTGTGTGAAGATCGGGCCCAGTAATCAGCCGAGAGTTATTGCG GTGGTGACACGAACCCTGACCCATCACTTCGGCTGCATAACCGAAGCAGAAACCCGCGACTGGATAACTGCCTTCCAACAAGTTGCCTTCCCCGATCTTCCCTCCACCGAGACCATCGAGGAGGACAACGATCTCTACTGCACCAGTGGCGAGGGCATTTTCTCCGTGAAACTAGTGGAAACAGACGCCTCAAAACGCTGTCgtcttgatgaaaaaaattatactctcCTCGTCGCCGACACCGAGATGAGCCTCCTCGATGGTGAATCCATCCTCTTCACCTGGCCCTACCGCTACATCCGCAAGTACGGCTACGGGGAGGGCAAGTTCACATTCGAGGCGGGGAGAAAGTGCGAATCAGGGGAGGGATCGTTTCGACTGGAGCACAGCAATCAGCAGGAGATCTTTCGGTGTATTTCATCAAGAATGAAGTCTATGAAGAAGCTCCTGCGGGGAGAAATGCCAACTCCTGGAGTCGATCTCAATGACGTCCAGTATCATGCTGCCCTGTCCATGGAGGCTGGCTCCAGATCCCCTTTACCTCCGACACCGACGCAGAATTTAATAgatttggatttttcaaattcagcGCAAAATTCTCAGAGAACGATATTCCCGAGTTCAACGTCCTCGTCGAGTCTTGATTCGGTGTCTTTTATCAGGAGTCCACCTCCCATTGTGGCGTCAAAGCCCACGAAACctcccagaaaatttttcattccag GTCTACGAGAGCACAAGACCCCAGCAGAAACTCCGGACATCGGTTGCGGAATATACCGGAAGCTGGCAACGTACACATCCCCCGAAGTCACCCGTAAATTATCCCAGACAGCGTCGACCCCCCAGGACGACGAGAAGCATCCATACGACCTCGTGGAAGTCCGAAATCACGCCTGGAGGACCCACGGTCTCGACACAATCCTTCACACCGAGAGGAAGGACAGGCCCAACGGCCAGAGCCCCAGACCAGTCCCCGACGACGAGAATGGGAATGAGAACAAAAATCCCAAGAAAGACGACAACGAGGCCTGGGTCGAGGTGAACGTCGAGGACCCTGGGGATCGCCTCAACGAGGACGAGGACTCTGATTGTCAGTACGAAACGATGATCTCCAATAGCACGGGTTTATCAACGTCTGAGACAGTCACAGCATCCCcaataattcataataacGTTCCAAAGTCTGATTCCACTGCCAATTACGATACCCTTCAGCACTTTGGCTCCCTCCACAGGCTGAACAATCCTGGGTACAAGGCCCCGAATTTGAGCCTGAGTTTACCGATGAGGAATGCCTCCTCACAGTGCAATTCACCGACTGTTCCTCCTGAGGACAGCAGCCCCTCGTGGAACCATTACGATATCGTTGAGGATGTGCAGGCGATCAGACTCGCTGATGACAGCAGCAGAGGGTACGGAGTGATAAGGAAAAAGGCAAATGCCGCTACCAATGTCAGTGCTGGACCAcaacacaaaatttttaataacagtGAATATGCCATTGTATCGAAGCCCAAGAGAGTTTGA